One genomic region from Rosa rugosa chromosome 1, drRosRugo1.1, whole genome shotgun sequence encodes:
- the LOC133725107 gene encoding G-type lectin S-receptor-like serine/threonine-protein kinase SD2-5: MGSFQFRNLCFCLLLGYFKSCMASQQHSGRIYPGFQTSQMEWNNNSGWFLLSNNSAFALGFYQGLDVVDVKSFLLVVYHLGASKAVWTANRGMLVANFDKFVFDKDGSVYLESGDDKVWSTNTTGEVVTTMELRDSGNLVLLGEKGSILWQSFSHPTDTLLPGQEFLEGMKLKSFRNKNNLSNYLEIQSGELVLYAGYQTPQIYWSIADESRKSNNNVSGKVHSVSLVSNSLSFYDQSKTLLWQFVFSDNKDPNAFWAAVIGPEGSITFLDFQKGRSVVPEATKIPQESCSLPEHCEPYFVCYFDGWCQCPSPLLSRFNCAPQAVPTCSTSKSPVDLLFVGEKLDYFALGFTKPSLKSSLDSCKEACLGNCSCLVLFFENSTGDCFLFDQVGSFQRSLGNDTGYTAYMKVFDGDRKSNRNGRKHALVVVAILIATIVVVVGLLYVGFGYYQKKKRLLEYSQEILEEDKFLDSLSGMPIRFTYSDLCTATKNFSTKIGQGGFGSVYLGVLPDGIQLAVKKLEGQFQGKKEFRAEVTIIGKIRHVHLVKLRGFCAEGIHRLLVYEYMGKGSLDKWIFNNNKKEDQFLDWNTRFSIALGTAKGLAYLHEECEEKIVHCDIKPENVLLDDNFNAKVSDFGLAKLMNREESLVHTTLRGTRGYLAPEWLTNYAISEKSDVYSYGMVLLEIIAGKRNFAPGESSGKSHFPSYACRRLEEGNLKEFIDPKLDIDENDERVVAAINVALWCIQDEMQMRPPMTKVVQMLEGLCDLPPPPTSSPKSVSHLSFLQWSSKEASSSAGLSDYYTDIPMSDVRLSGPR; encoded by the coding sequence ATGGGTTCGTTCCAGTTTAGAAACTTGTGTTTCTGTCTCCTCCTTGGGTACTTCAAATCCTGCATGGCTAGCCAACAACATTCAGGCCGGATTTATCCCGGTTTCCAAACATCTCAGATGGAATGGAACAATAATTCGGGGTGGTTCCTTCTGTCCAACAACTCAGCATTTGCTCTTGGATTCTACCAAGGCCTTGATGTCGTTGATGTCAAGTCGTTTTTACTCGTGGTCTATCACTTGGGTGCATCTAAAGCGGTTTGGACTGCCAATAGAGGCATGCTGGTTGCTAATTTTGATAAGTTTGTCTTTGACAAAGATGGGAGTGTCTACTTGGAAAGCGGCGATGATAAGGTTTGGTCTACCAACACCACGGGAGAAGTAGTTACAACCATGGAATTGCGGGATTCGGGAAACTTGGTGTTGCTTGGAGAGAAAGGAAGCATTCTTTGGCAGAGTTTTAGCCACCCAACTGATACTCTTTTACCGGGTCAGGAGTTCTTGGAAGGAATGAAACTCAAGAGCTTTCGGAACAAGAACAACTTGTCTAATTATCTTGAGATTCAGTCAGGCGAGTTGGTTCTGTATGCTGGATATCAAACTCCGCAGATCTATTGGTCAATAGCAGATGAAAGCAGGAAAAGCAATAACAATGTTAGTGGAAAGGTTCACTCTGTGTCTCTGGTGTCCAATTCATTGAGTTTCTATGATCAAAGTAAAACCTTACTTTGGCAATTTGTTTTCTCTGACAACAAAGATCCGAATGCCTTCTGGGCCGCTGTTATAGGCCCGGAAGGCTCAATCACCTTCCTTGATTTTCAGAAAGGAAGGTCTGTTGTCCCTGAAGCAACTAAGATCCCACAAGAGTCTTGCAGCCTTCCTGAGCATTGTGAACCTTACTTTGTATGCTATTTTGATGGTTGGTGCCAATGCCCTTCACCTCTCCTCTCTCGCTTTAATTGTGCACCTCAAGCAGTCCCAACATGTAGTACCTCCAAAAGTCCAGTGGACCTTTTGTTTGTTGGTGAGAAGCTTGACTACTTTGCACTAGGTTTTACAAAACCCTCTTTGAAATCTAGTCTGGATTCCTGCAAAGAAGCTTGCCTTGGTAATTGTTCTTGCCTTGTGTTGTTCTTTGAAAACAGTACTGGAGATTGTTTTCTGTTTGACCAGGTGGGAAGTTTCCAACGATCTCTTGGGAATGACACTGGTTATACTGCATATATGAAAGTCTTCGATGGAGACAGGAAATCAAACCGAAATGGAAGAAAGCACGCACTTGTCGTTGTGGCCATTTTGATTGCAACAATCGTAGTTGTTGTTGGTCTACTTTATGTGGGATTTGGGTACtaccaaaagaagaagagattatTGGAGTACTCTCAAGAAATCTTGGAAGAGGACAAGTTCTTGGACAGTCTGTCTGGAATGCCGATACGCTTCACATACAGTGATCTCTGCACAGCAACCAAGAATTTCTCCACAAAAATTGGCCAAGGAGGGTTTGGTTCAGTCTATCTAGGTGTTCTTCCAGATGGCATCCAACTTGCAGTGAAAAAGTTAGAGGGACAATTTCAAGGGAAGAAAGAGTTCAGAGCAGAAGTCACTATTATTGGGAAAATTCGACATGTCCATTTGGTCAAGCTCAGAGGCTTCTGTGCAGAAGGAATTCACAGGCTACTCGTTTATGAGTACATGGGAAAAGGGTCTTTGGATAAATGGATATTCAACAACAATAAAAAGGAGGATCAATTTCTGGATTGGAACACAAGATTCAGTATTGCATTGGGAACTGCAAAGGGGCTGGCTTATCTCCATGAAGAATGTGAAGAGAAGATTGTTCACTGTGATATAAAACCTGAAAATGTGCTTCTTGATGACAACTTTAATGCCAAAGTTTCAGATTTCGGATTGGCCAAGCTGATGAACCGGGAGGAAAGCCTTGTACACACGACATTGAGGGGCACGAGAGGTTACCTTGCACCAGAATGGCTCACCAATTATGCCATATCGGAGAAGAGTGATGTGTACAGTTATGGCATGGTCTTGCTTGAGATTATAGCTGGAAAAAGGAACTTTGCTCCTGGGGAGAGTTCCGGGAAATCCCACTTTCCTTCTTATGCCTGTAGGCGGTTGGAAGAGGGCAACTTGAAAGAGTTCATTGATCCAAAGCTTGATATTGATGAAAATGATGAAAGAGTTGTGGCTGCAATCAATGTAGCATTATGGTGTATTCAGGATGAGATGCAAATGAGGCCTCCCATGACTAAGGTAGTCCAAATGCTTGAAGGTCTTTGtgatctaccaccaccacctaCATCCTCCCCAAAGTCGGTTTCTCATTTGAGTTTCTTACAATGGAGCAGCAAAGAAGCTAGTTCATCAGCAGGACTCAGTGACTACTATACTGATATACCCATGTCAGATGTTCGGCTCTCGGGGCCAAGGTGA